The genomic interval ctgttgcccccccccccactttgcTCCAGCTGGGTGCAGGTggctgggggcacccccggGTGGCTCCCAGGTGCGTGGTGGCAGCGGGGTCCCCTGTGCTGCCCGCACCCAtggcagggtgggggggggggggagcagccccgtgcccctcAGACCacctgggggggccgggggggggggggcaggatccGGTCTCGCCGCCCCCTCCCTGCAGCCGCGGGGTGCCGGCACCTCCCGTTCCCAGGGCTCGGCCCCCGGAGCcgtgccagcagctgggggcGAGGGGAAATCCCTGCGGCTTccccgggcagggctggggcgcCGGGCAGGAAGcgatcgggggggggggggacccggccccccccaccccaaccatCCCTGGTGGCCCCGTCGCCTGCACGGGGGTGCTGAGCGGGAGCGCTTCCCACAAGGGGTGTTGGAGGCAGGCGGGGGTCTCGCGAGGTGTCCCCAGCCTGCGGCGGTGCCCGGGGCTCCGCGAtgctccgggggggggctccggggggagCCCAGTCCTGCCCCAATGCGggcttttctctcctgctccagGCCAAGCGGAAACTGGACCTGGAGGGCCTCGACTTCCGCACGCCcaaggggaagggcagggcgcTGGCgcaggtccccagccccaggagtAAGTTGGGGAGCGAcgggaggggtgctggggggggggggcagacccCATTTCCCAGAGCTGTGCGGGCAGAAAACCCCTGGGGATGGGGCGGGGGGATCGATCCGGGCTATTTCTCGGGTATTTTTCCACCAGCTTGGGGATTCCGCCAGGTTTAGCGACCCCGGCGTGGCCAGCCCCGCGCCACCTCCACCCCACGCTAAGGGGGGGTCCTCTGCTTTCCCCgcagcccccaaatcccccgggGAGAAGACGCGCTACGACACCTCGCTGGGGCTGCTCACCAAGAAGTTCATCCACCTGCTGAGCGAGTCGGCCGACGGCGTGCTGGACCTCAACCGCGCCGCCGAGGTGCTGGGGGTGCAGAAGCGGCGCATCTACGACATCACCAACGTGCTGGAGGGCATCCAGCTCATCCGCAAGAAGTCCAAGAACAACATCCAGTGGATGTAGGCGATGCTCTCGGGGGGAGGACGGGTGTGCGGGGTTGGTTTTTTGGGGGAGAGGCGGCTTCAAGGCCGGGGGTCCCTCACGTCTCCGCCCGCAGGGGGACGGGGATCTTCGAGGACGCGGCGGTGGCGGCCAAGCAGCAGGCGCTGCGCGGGGAGCTGGCCGAGCTGGCCAAGGCGGAGCGGGcgctggagcagctcctgcaggactGCGCCCTGCAGCTCCGGCAGCTGACGGACCACGAGGACAACCAGAGATATCCTTGCCTGGGGAGACGCGTGGccgcggggggctgggggaccccTCCGAgtccctttttctccctttcgCTTCCCTGCGGGGCTGTCCCGcgtgtcctggggggggttcTCGGAGGTCGATACCTGGCGGCAGCGCTGtgggatggggatttggggccgtcCCGCTCTTGGTCCTGCTTTTTCCTATACCTCGTCCCTGCCCACGCTGGCGTACGTCACCTACCAGGACCTCTGCACCATCAGCAACTTCCAGGAGCAGACGGTGATCGCCGTGAAGGCTCCCCCCGAGACGAGGCTGGAGGTGCCGGACTTCAGCGAGGTGTGTGTGGGGCCAGGAGCCGTCCCCCCGCAGCGGGGTCGGTGCCGGGATGCTGCCGTGCCCGCACCGTGCCCCGCCGTGCCACCTGGGGCATCTCACGGGTGCAGCCCGGCATTGCCCCGAGCGCTTTTGGGGTGTCTCCGTGGGGCTGTTTGACCCTGAGCGGATCCTTTAGGGGTTGTGGGTGTGGGGTGATGCCCTGCTGGGACCTCGCACAGGTtgggggcagcggggtgggCTCTGCGCGCCCCCCTGGATGCCCCCCctgagccctgctctgcccggCCAGGACAACCTGCAGCTCTACCTGAAGAGCACCAACGGCCCCATCGAGGTGTACCTGTGCCCGGAGGAGATCGCGGAGGACAGCCCCACCAAGCAGCACGGCGTCCCCTCTGCCGCCACTCCCCCCCCGCAGGACAGCAGCACCCACCCCTCCCTACAAAACAaccccgagccccccagcacATCCCCGCAGCCCCTCCACGGGCACCGTGCCCCATCCttgtccccgtccctgcccctctccagcccgggggggcccggctccctgctggaggtggggacggggctgctgggctccccccagcacctcctgcagcagaCGGAGGACCAGCTGCCCTGCGCCCCCTCCTACCTGGACTCGGCCCCCTTTGTCACCTTCTCGCCCCCCCTGGAGCAGGACGACTACCTCTGGGGGCTGGAGGACGGCAAGGGCGTCAGCGACCTCTTCGAGGCGTACGACCTGGGGGAGCTGCTGAAGAACTGAGCCTCTGCTCCCCGATGCCACCCCCCTTTGcctgctgtccccccccctccgtgCCTGTCCCCCAGGTGGGTGGGATGGACAGCGCAGCGCCCTGGGTGGCTTTGCCTCGGTCGTTGGTTGTcacctgggggggtttgggggtgccaGGGCCGGTGCTCCCCTCCATCACCCCCACACCTCGAGGGCTGCTGGCAGACCTGGGGGGCTTTTGGGTGCATGGCACGGGGTCAGGGGCACCCCAGCCCCCCGGGCAGCACAGAAACCCCTGCCCAGAAGGGGCTTTGCTGTGTGTGGGGTCGCGTTTTGGGGTCGCGTTTTGGGGCCGCTCCAGTTGCTCCCCAGTCCGACTGGTGCTTCAGGGTGGTGGCCGCTTGTTTGGATGGTGcggggcacggcacggcgcaGCTCTCCTGGGGTATGAGCTGATGGCTGGAACGCCACCGAGGTGGTGCTTCCCCCCGCCCAGTAGCTGAAatacccttaaaaaaaattagcatgGGTGAAATCACCTTTTTGTTAAGGGGGGGAGGATGCTGAACCTCTTAAAACAGCCGCGGGCAAACCGCTTGCAGAGCATCCCCTCTCCTGCCTGTGTCGGCTCCCTGAGAGCtgttggtgctggggggggggggatgtctGAACTGGAGCTTAATGggcaggaggtggtggtgactggggcaggggggagccgGGAGCAGGGCGGGGGGGTTGGCGGTGCGGCTGTGCCAGCGGCAGAGCCGGGTGCGCTGCATACCCCTTGGTCCTTCCCAGCTGCTCCTCGCCCAGAGAAACCCAAGCTTTTCCCTAATATTACTGCTTTCCCCTTCCTCGCTGGGGGGTGGGAGGCTCGGCCCCCCCCTCGCCCCATGCTGGGATCAACCTGGAGCCGGTTCCCTGCGCTGATTTTTCCCCTGGGTGCCGGGCACTGGGGCTGGATGCGGCCGCTCAGCTTTGGGCTCTGCACGGCCTCATCCCGCAGCAAGGatgtgtcggggggggggggaaaatcCTGCCCCGGCCCCATCCCTCCCCTTGGGAACTTCGGGCAGAGTTCCTCCCCCCAGGCTTTTCCTCCTGCCCTTGTAAATTGTACCTTAATTATTGCACTGTATTTATACGGGACCCACCTTCGGCACGGCGCTGTCGAGGGTTTCTTTGGCGTTTGGGGTTTTTAAGCGAGTGTATTTAAGTCGTCCTTCCTCGAGGTTTGCTCTCCTGCAGTTTGGCTTGGACGTGGTGTGGGTGAGGATGTGTTTTGTCGTGAAAAACTCGTGGCACTTGGTGTTTGTTGCTCGGGAGGggatgaaatgaaataaaacttctgaGTCAGAGGGGCTTGTCTTCCTCGAAGAAGCAAAACGCCGCGGTTTGCAGTGCGTTTCGGGGGGAGGGAGGcggttttgcttctgcttttggtgGGGGAAAAAGTCTGCTTTTAGGATTTCCGGCGGGTCAGCCTGCTCCGTGGCGGGTGGATGGAGAAGGGGGTTGAGACGAAGCCGTGATCGGCGCAAAGCAGCGAGTGTGGGACAAGCACTGGGGTCAGGATGCCCGGGTGCACCCGCtttgggggctgcggggacgtGCCCGTGGAGGgccctgccccaggccaccagccccaggatTGCTGGGCTGTGACCCGGTGATGCCAACGGTGCTGGTGGCACCCGGTGACGTCCGGTGGCACCCGGTGACGTCCGGTGGCACCCGGTGATGTCCGGTGGCACCCGGTGATGTCCGGTGGCACCCGGTACCCTGGGGCCGCACCGCTCATCCCATGGGGTCTGGCACGGCAGAGGAGGAGGGTGAGAGGCACCGGGTCCTGTCTCCATCCCCGGGGGGCTGCGTGTCCCGGAGCGGCTGGCGGTGTCGcagccgtgtcccccccccgacccccggcTGGCAGTCCCCGGGCCGGCCAGGAGGTGGCAGGGCCACCCCAAGAAAGGGGCTGCGGGGATtaggggggggggctcccgagCCTGGCCCACGCTGCTTTaagtccctgccctgggctggcCACAGGGATGCTTTGCTGGggtcagcccccccccccccagtaccccaaGGAGGTGCGTGGatggtgggggggtcccagccagGACCCCTTGGGAGCCCCCAAATTCCTCCCGTTCCCCTGCAGCAGTCTCACCGGGGCCACAGCCTCTTAACCTTGTCCCTGGCAGATGGGGGCTAAGGGGTGTGtgtggtgcccccccccgatCCTATAAACACCTTCACCCCCTTAGCAGGGCACCTCGCAGCCCCGCACACCCCATCCTGGCCGGCTGCTGgcccaggctgtgctggggtTTTTCTTTACCGGGTTTTCTTTAACGTTGTCACCGTGAGCTGCCGGGGACGGGGCTCACCGGAGCCACAAAGTGCGACAGAAATGGTCTGGGGGCttgcagggggctgcaggagcagcagaaaggagctggggggggtgcAGGTGGGCAGGTTCGGGGGTCTTCGTGGTTTGGGGTGCTGGACTGGGCCTTTTGCCCAGCTCCGAgcccctctctgggcaaccaggagggaagggaggaaagaggagggGGCTCTGCCACCCCCTGACCTGCCCCGGCTGGGGGCTGCTTGGTGCAGGGGTCCTGCAGAGCATCCTCGTGTCCTCTGCTGGGAAACCCAAAGGcccgttttttttttaaattattaattaatttatttattgtcctTGCAGCAAATCACCAGGTAAAGGGAACCCAAAATCCAGCTCCTCGGACCTGCACGGGCCTGGGCGAGGCAAGGGGCCGGCAGGACACGGAGCCCCCGTGCTGCCTCTCCACAGCAAAGCGGGGTGCTCCAGAAGTGGCTCCgtgtccctgccacccccctcctcttctgcttctcctttcctgaGGTTTGCCATCGGATTCTCCTTCCTcagcccccccggacccccctcGGTTCGTTATCCCCACTCCTCCTTCGctctcacttcttttttttggggaCGTTTCCGAGCAGAGCCTCAGGGCAGCACTGGAGGCACGGAGTGGGGCGCGTGGGCTCTGCGCCTTGTGCACCCCCCTCCAGGGCCAAGCAGGGCATGGGGACAGCCGAGTGCTTGGGGGGGCGGGGATTTAATCTGGATTTAATTTGGATTGAAGGCTGAGCCCTTGTGCACCCAAGCTGGCCTTTAGGGGCCACCTTGGGTGTCCCCAACTCCTGTCCGTGCCCGTGGTGCGGGCAGGAACCACGCTGCCCTTCCCACCCCGTGCTTTGCCCCCATCTCGTGGGCTCCGTGGGGCCTCTCCccgcgtgggggggggggggctgccgtGGGACCCCCCTCTCCGGTCCCAGCCTGACGGGGGAGGGGTGCACGGAGGGGTTCGGCACCCTGGGTCCCCGGTGCTGCGGATGgagccccccgcaccccgccgGTGCCCCGGGACGGCCcctgctgggggaggggggggaatatggagcggggggggggcaccgggggcgcTTCGCCTTTaacgggcgggcgggcggcgctgccCACGTcacggcggcggggagggagcgggcgGGCAGAGGGAGAAACTCCCCGGTGCAGCCCCGCCGGCCTGCAGGGGATGGGGCGCTGAGCCGGGCCCCGGGAaccccggcaccccccggccccccacggcccccccacggccccccacCGGCCCCCCACGGCCCCGGGACGCTCAGCAGCTTCCCCGGTGCAGCCCCGGTGCGCTCCCCCCCGTGCGCTCCCCCCCGTGCGCTCCCCCCGTGCGCTCCCCCGGTGCGCTCCCGGCTCAGCCCCCGGTGCCCTCCCCCCGGTGcaccccccccggtgccccccccggtgccgcccgcACCATGCCCGAGCAGATCAGCGTGGCCGAGTTCCTGGCCGTGACCGGCGAGGACCTGAGCTCCCCGGCTGCCGCCGCCTTCGCCTCCAAGATGCAGAAGTgccggggggcggtgggggcTCTGGAGGAggtgagcggggctgggggggaggctTGGGCTGCGCttccccctggggacaccccctgcGCCCCTATCCCGAGCCCCGGGCGCCCTGTAGTGCTGGCCCCGCAGCGAGCACCCGCCTCTTTCCCTTGGGTTTCTATTTActggggtccccccccctcgcccagagccccccggggaCGCCGGCCCCGCTCGGTGCGGGGTTTGCGTCTCTCGCTGCAGCTCTCCCAGGTTTTAATTTTTCGCTTCTGCCGAGGGCTCGGCCGCTGCCGTCGCCGATGGCTCGTGGGAAAGAGGAACCCGGAAAGTTTTTCGGGGGGCTGCTGTTCGTGCCGCCCGTCTCCGAGCGCccggggatgtggggctggtcCCCCGGCGCTCGCCCTGAGCCGCTGCTTCGGGACCCTGCAGCCGGGGCGGCCGTTTCCATCCTCCGCCCCACCGCACGTTTTCTTGGGACCAAGGCCTGCAGAAATGGGCAAAACCTCGCCGTTCCAGCTGGTTTCGTTTCCAGCTCTGGGTGCTGCCCAGGGGCTGGCTCcgtccccagggctgggctcaGCATCGGCCCCGTGCCTCAGGGCTATGAGCCGCTGCGCCCTGAGGGCTCGAGGTGTCCCTGCGGGGGGCTCCCGTTGCTATTAAAGCTGGGGTGGGATTTTTAGCCCCGCCAGCAGCATGGATGGGGCTCGAGCAGGGGTGGCAGGGTGCGCTTATCCCTCTCTCCCCACTCCTGCCTCCAATAGAGGCTGTTTCCAGCTGGTCCCGCGTCCTTTGCCAATTTCTCTTAGCGAAGGAATGGCTTTGAAGGGGAGCCAGAGCTCGTGGGGCCGGCGCGGGCCCCCTCGGagccccgggggcagcgggaAGGGAGCCCCCCAGGCTGGAAACCCAGCACCCGATGGTGCTGAGCATCCCGGGCCCCGCCAGCACGTGCTCTCCCCTGGCTCTGGCTCTTTCTCTCGGCCGGGAAGGGGGAGGCAGCTCCAGGCAGGAGGAAGCGGCAGGAATTTCGTTTGGCCGCTCggcttccctggggaggctgcgatttgggggaagggggacggggatttgggggggcgggggggttcGCTTGGGAACGTTCCAGCGAGCGTGGCTGAGCGCCGGGGCTTGTGACAGCGGCTGGGGTCTTCGggggagaggggccggggggggcacgtgTCTgccagggggctgtggggacccTCGGGGGAGCCGAAAGGCAGCCAGGCCTCCGACACCCAGCGCCCCGGcggaggggaagagggaaatccaaacaaacaagccccagccccgcgctgccgGCTGATCCTCGACGGGGCGATAGCATCAggcaaggaaaataaacagcGGCTGCTTTGggaggggggagccggggggggctggggctttGTGTCGCCGCCTGTCCCTGCCCCGCATCCATGCTGGTGCTTTGGGAAGCCGGAGGGTGCTCAGCGCTGCTGGACGTGAGCCCAGGCTGCTGTCtgctgggagggggcagcgcgacccccccccagcaccccaaagcTGTGCCGAAGCAGGGTGCTGAGGGCAGGAGGCCGGGGGACCACCGAGGTCCTCCCCGGTGTCCGAAGCTgcgccgtgcctcagtttccctcctgGGATTACAACGGGCTGTCCCCTCCCGGGGGTCTCGTGTggctttggggtgctgggggcaggagccGCATCCCATGGGGGCTTTGgctgagaaataaaagcaggacGAGGCACGGGGAGGGGACCCGAGGCCGGGTCTCTGGTGTGAGCAGaagggccgcatcctgccctcGGTGGTGCTGGCTGATTGAGAGGTGTCGGTGCGGGATGGCCGGGCAGAGGCCGCAGAGCTGGCGGCCGCATCCTGCGTTGCCCCATCGCAGAGTAAACACGgcgtcctgccctgctctgccctttgCACCCGGagcggccgcatcctgccccggcggcagcgccgcctccagcccccggccccatcGCTGCGCCTTCCCCGGGCGGCacggcgagggggggggggcgaagaaTGGCCCCCATTGAGCAGGGCGAGGAGGAGTGCCCGGGGTCCCCAGGCGACTGCGGTGCAGGTGCGGGTCCGTCCCTCCCGCCGTCCCCATAGGGAATCCCTTGTCACCACCACCGGCTGTGCCGATGTGACCCCTTCTCCGGgttgtcccctgtcccctctccGTGCTGCCCCACCTCCAGCATCCTTCCGGGCCGcgctcctgggggggctgccccatcccgTGGCACCGGGGCAGCCGCGTCCCCTGGCTGTGCGGTGCCTGCGTGCATCCAGAGCATCCCAcgctgcctcagtttccccttccCGAGGCCGTGCCTGGCTGGTTTGCTCGCCCGGGGCTGCTCTCGGGCAGCACCAAGGCCTCCCTGGGGCAAAGTCATGCGTGGGGGCTCACGGCATCATctgctgtgtcccccccccgagGCAGGAGgagcctctgccctgcagcacagctccgGAGAGCTTGGGGCACTGGATTTAGGGCACAGAGGGGCACGGGAGGCTTCGGGGCACCCCAGCATCCTCCTGCTTGGTGAGAGACCCCCGAGGAGAGGGGGGGGGTTGGcttctgccc from Anser cygnoides isolate HZ-2024a breed goose chromosome 24, Taihu_goose_T2T_genome, whole genome shotgun sequence carries:
- the E2F2 gene encoding transcription factor E2F2 isoform X3 codes for the protein MLRLPRGVSPAPGGGAALPPPSAQRPPKKAVPAMGSSERGGSALCSPPLPAACCSRGSSQGGGCGAAPRGGGCLFATPQSPHLRTLRSASAGRLPAKRKLDLEGLDFRTPKGKGRALAQVPSPRTPKSPGEKTRYDTSLGLLTKKFIHLLSESADGVLDLNRAAEVLGVQKRRIYDITNVLEGIQLIRKKSKNNIQWMGTGIFEDAAVAAKQQALRGELAELAKAERALEQLLQDCALQLRQLTDHEDNQRLAYVTYQDLCTISNFQEQTVIAVKAPPETRLEVPDFSEDNLQLYLKSTNGPIEVYLCPEEIAEDSPTKQHGVPSAATPPPQDSSTHPSLQNNPEPPSTSPQPLHGHRAPSLSPSLPLSSPGGPGSLLEVGTGLLGSPQHLLQQTEDQLPCAPSYLDSAPFVTFSPPLEQDDYLWGLEDGKGVSDLFEAYDLGELLKN
- the E2F2 gene encoding transcription factor E2F2 isoform X1, translated to MCPPPPFPSQISLADARGLLWGRRFPCAPRSPLGCRQLGGRAGDWGKPARVGGVRGRQRIPTGAREGPGSLGGRKTAPGASPAPPHKAGCAPRGAGAVPSRHGDPAAMRDVLGGTLWDSPAWEQAKRKLDLEGLDFRTPKGKGRALAQVPSPRTPKSPGEKTRYDTSLGLLTKKFIHLLSESADGVLDLNRAAEVLGVQKRRIYDITNVLEGIQLIRKKSKNNIQWMGTGIFEDAAVAAKQQALRGELAELAKAERALEQLLQDCALQLRQLTDHEDNQRYPCLGRRVAAGGWGTPPSPFFSLSLPCGAVPRVLGGVLGGRYLAAALWDGDLGPSRSWSCFFLYLVPAHAGVRHLPGPLHHQQLPGADGDRREGSPRDEAGGAGLQRGQPAALPEEHQRPHRGVPVPGGDRGGQPHQAARRPLCRHSPPAGQQHPPLPTKQPRAPQHIPAAPPRAPCPILVPVPAPLQPGGARLPAGGGDGAAGLPPAPPAADGGPAALRPLLPGLGPLCHLLAPPGAGRLPLGAGGRQGRQRPLRGVRPGGAAEELSLCSPMPPPFACCPPPSVPVPQVGGMDSAAPWVALPRSLVVTWGGLGVPGPVLPSITPTPRGLLADLGGFWVHGTGSGAPQPPGQHRNPCPEGALLCVGSRFGVAFWGRSSCSPVRLVLQGGGRLFGWCGARHGAALLGYELMAGTPPRWCFPPPSS
- the E2F2 gene encoding transcription factor E2F2 isoform X2, with amino-acid sequence MLRLPRGVSPAPGGGAALPPPSAQRPPKKAVPAMGSSERGGSALCSPPLPAACCSRGSSQGGGCGAAPRGGGCLFATPQSPHLRTLRSASAGRLPAKRKLDLEGLDFRTPKGKGRALAQVPSPRTPKSPGEKTRYDTSLGLLTKKFIHLLSESADGVLDLNRAAEVLGVQKRRIYDITNVLEGIQLIRKKSKNNIQWMGTGIFEDAAVAAKQQALRGELAELAKAERALEQLLQDCALQLRQLTDHEDNQRYPCLGRRVAAGGWGTPPSPFFSLSLPCGAVPRVLGGVLGGRYLAAALWDGDLGPSRSWSCFFLYLVPAHAGVRHLPGPLHHQQLPGADGDRREGSPRDEAGGAGLQRGQPAALPEEHQRPHRGVPVPGGDRGGQPHQAARRPLCRHSPPAGQQHPPLPTKQPRAPQHIPAAPPRAPCPILVPVPAPLQPGGARLPAGGGDGAAGLPPAPPAADGGPAALRPLLPGLGPLCHLLAPPGAGRLPLGAGGRQGRQRPLRGVRPGGAAEELSLCSPMPPPFACCPPPSVPVPQVGGMDSAAPWVALPRSLVVTWGGLGVPGPVLPSITPTPRGLLADLGGFWVHGTGSGAPQPPGQHRNPCPEGALLCVGSRFGVAFWGRSSCSPVRLVLQGGGRLFGWCGARHGAALLGYELMAGTPPRWCFPPPSS